From Vitis vinifera cultivar Pinot Noir 40024 chromosome 5, ASM3070453v1, the proteins below share one genomic window:
- the LOC104879239 gene encoding basic helix-loop-helix protein A — MKKEGEEDDRDLSKLILADTASAIPPLSQQPPPMAEGRAAFTSTSRKRTRTEAGQETERGRREKMSDMYALLQTMVPTLFPKATRVKIISETAEYIKELERRRDRLEEMKKSIGAVAATPILVSQCSNPDSSLRVTVSGNVAFFGIQSVRARRGLATQIIMVFEKHEAQVFAANVAVNHGLLMVTVTAFVGNNGDGVIDKIIRDIRNL; from the exons ATGAAGAAAGAGGGAGAAGAGGATGATAGGGACTTGAGTAAACTGATTCTGGCTGACACTGCCTCTGCAATTCCACCATTATCGCAACAGCCACCTCCCATGGCTGAAGGGAGAGCGGCCTTCACCTCCACCTCCAGAAAACGAACCAGAACTGAAGCTGGCCAGGAAACAGAGAGAGGGAGGAGGGAGAAGATGAGCGACATGTACGCGCTTCTCCAAACCATGGTTCCCACTCTCTTCCCTAAG GCTACGAGGGTGAAGATCATTTCTGAAACGGCCGAGTACATTAAAGAGCTTGAAAGGAGGAGAGATAGGTTGGAGGAGATGAAGAAGTCCATAGGAGCAGTGGCTGCCACACCCATATTGGTTTCTCAGTGCAGCAACCCAGATTCTTCCCTGCGGGTCACTGTCTCCGGCAACGTCGCCTTCTTCGGGATACAATCGGTGCGAGCTCGACGGGGACTGGCCACTCAGATAATCATGGTGTTCGAGAAACATGAGGCCCAGGTCTTCGCGGCAAATGTAGCAGTAAACCATGGCTTGTTGATGGTAACTGTCACGGCATTTGTGGGCAATAATGGAGACGGCGTTATTGACAAGATCATCAGAGACATTCGgaatttgtag
- the LOC100251170 gene encoding CASP-like protein 1E2 — MEVESKTSFGGMESKSKEVKVVTGGKLRPFDLVLRVVALALTLVAAVLLGVDKQTKVVSLQLLPTLPPMDVPVTAKWRYLSAFVYFVVSNAIACSYAALSLLLSVGNSKGNKGLGLAITVMDLVMVALLFSSNGAAGAIGLMGYEGNSRVRWGKVCNVFGKFCNQVAVALGLSFFGGLAFFLLVVMAAFALNKRH, encoded by the exons ATGGAGGTAGAAAGCAAGACCAGCTTTGGAGGGATGGAGAGCAAAAGCAAGGAAGTGAAGGTGGTGACCGGTGGGAAGTTGAGGCCCTTTGACTTGGTTTTGAGGGTGGTAGCCTTGGCTCTGACTCTTGTTGCAGCTGTTCTCTTGGGGGTTGATAAGCAGACTAAGGTGGTGTCTTTGCAGCTCCTTCCAACCTTGCCTCCCATGGATGTTCCAGTTACTGCTAAGTGGCGTTACTTATCTGCCTTTGT GTACTTTGTGGTCTCAAATGCCATAGCATGTTCCTATGCGGCACTGTCACTGTTGCTTTCAGTGGGGAACAGCAAGGGAAACAAAGGGTTGGGGTTGGCGATAACTGTGATGGACCTAGTGATGGTGGCGCTGCTCTTCTCCAGCAATGGAGCGGCGGGGGCCATAGGGCTGATGGGGTATGAGGGGAACTCGCGCGTCCGATGGGGCAAGGTCTGCAACGTGTTCGGGAAATTCTGCAACCAAGTGGCAGTTGCGCTTGGGCTGTCTTTTTTTGGAGGACTGGCTTTTTTCTTGCTGGTTGTGATGGCGGCTTTCGCCCTCAATAAAAGGCATTGA